The genome window GCTATCATGCGCAACTGGAGCCGGAAAAAGTAGGCTTGGGCGTTAGCACATTTGTACAAATTTCCCTGGTTGGACACAGGAAGGCGGTAACAGAGTCTTTTGTCGAGAAGATACATGCAATTCCAGAAGTTATTGAATGTCACCATATTACCGGAACAGGAGATTTTCTTCTTCGTGTGATTTCAAAAGATATCAGCACATATCAGAAGTTGATGCTTGAAAAAATAAATGAGATTGAAGAAGTTGCCAGCACACAAACGATGGTTATTCTTTCGACATTTAAAGAAAGCAAAGTATTGCCGATCCCTTGATGGGTTCTATAAAGTCACCAAATAAAAAACGCCAGATTTTAAAGTCTGGCGTTTTTTATTTGGTATATAAATGAGTTCTACTGGTGTTGCTCACGCAGCAGATCATTCACCGTTTTTACCGGATTAAATGTAATTAAGGGCACTTCCACGAACAATGTGTTCCAATCTGCCATGGCGCCGTTCCATAATCCTGGCAATTCCTGCGCTTTCAGCTCCTTACCATCTTTCGATTTTCCGGTAATAAAGCCCGTTAAGGGATCACGGAATTTTTTCAGATCATACAATTCACCTTTGCTATTCTTCACCGCGCATACCAGATCCACTGGATTAAAGTGCGTTGAGTTCTTGAAAATGCTATTCTGCGATTCATCATCCACATCCACCTGCGCTGATTCTACAATCTGCAAAGACGATGAACCATCTGCATTCTCAGCCCAAAACGGACCGCCGCCCGGTTCTCCCTGATTTTTCACCATTCCGCAAGCGCGCAAAGGCCTATCCAATTTTTTCTGAAAATAGATGGCTTTCTGATCATCCGACCATGAATCGAAGTCAGCAGGAGGCACAACGCAAAGTTCTGTCTTAAAAAAAGCGTCCAATTCGCTTAGTAATGCTGGGTTAGCCTGGTCTTTCAGTTTTCCCAGATAAGAGAAAATCCTTTTTTGGTAGCTTAATACAATGCCGGCCAGCGCTTTCTTATAAGTAATGGTGTCCTGCTTAATTCTGTCAGGAACCACATTATCAATGTTTTTGATAAAAATAATATCCGCATCCAGCTGTCCGAGATTATCCAGCAACGCGCCGTGACCCGCCGGTCTGAACAACAGGCTTTCGTCTTTTTCGCGGAAAGGGGTGTTATCGAGGTTAACCGCAATGGTGTCGGTTGAGCTTTTCTGTTCGGAGAACGAAACAATGTAACGCACGCCAAACTCACTCTGGTAACTTGGCAGCACTTCTACCACCAGTTTTTCAAATTTGTCACGGTGCTCAGGCGACACAGTAAAATGGATCTGGACATTGCTGCCGGCATTGGCATATTTCGCGCCTTCTACCAAATGTTCCTCTAATGGCGTTCTGGAACGTTCTGCATAATTATGGAATTTCAGCAAACCTTTTGGCAGCTCACCATAACCTAATCCCTTGTTAGTCAGGAAGTAAGATGCAATGGTTTTTTCATCCGCCGTCTCAATGTCGTTTCCGTCGGCAGCCAGGGAGGTTTTCAGATCCTCATAGAATGCAAAGTCTTTTAGTTTGCCAAAAAACTCTTCAACAGATTTGTCTTTTTTATCATCCTGCAAAAACCCGAAAAGGGATTTGAACATTCTCGTAGCAGCACCGGAGGCCGGAACAAACTTCAAGAGTGCAATTTCGCCCTCAGAAGCACTTTTATCAAATTCACTGATTACGGTTGCAATTTGGTCGTCGGTGAGGCGAATGATGCCATCGCCGACGGTGGCAGCTTTTGAAAGTTGGAGGAAGGGGAATCCGTTTACAAAATAATTGACTTGTTCTTCTACTGTGGCAATATCGCTTCCGCGTTCTTGTATTTGTATAATGTCTTTTTCAATAAACATATTCATGTTGTTTAATGGTGAAGTTTTAGGGTGTTTAAGTTTAAAGAAGTGTAGCAGGGACCGTTAAAACATTAAAGCTGCCGACAAACGTACTATAATCATGCTAAGCGAATTATTTCAGAATACGGAGCTTGGCGAAGCTCAGCAGCAAAGTTTTCTCTCCGACAAGTTTAAAATTAACGGTTGCCTTGCGGTCGGTGCCATTCACGTCCATCCTCGTTACTTCTCCGAAACCAAACTTCAAATGTTCCACTTTGTCTCCTTCTTTGAGATCAAATGTGTCGGTGGGCACGAAATCTTCGGACGGCGTATGTGAAACTGTCGTACTGGATGGAGTCGGAGCAGACTTCCTTTGGGTTAAATTCCTTGCAAATGACGTTACAGGACTCACGCTATCCCGCGTAGGCGCTCCGTGAAGCATGTTGGAAACATTCAGGAAATGCGGATCGACTTCCAGTAAGAAACGGCTTGGTTCGCACATTTTCAATCTTCCCCATTGGTAACGACTTTCGGCGTAAGAGAAGGAAAGCTTTTTTTCGGCGCGGGTGATGGCCACATAAAACAACCTTCGTTCTTCTTCCAGGTCCTGACGGCTTTCCAGCATCATCTGGCTTGGGAAAAGGTCTTCTTCCAAGCCCACAATAAATACATTCCGGAATTCCAGGCCTTTCGCAGAGTGAATGGTCATCATCGTAACCCGGTCGTTATCATTATTATCATCCGGTTCGTCGGCATTCGTCAATAAGGAAACGGATTGAAGGAATGCACTTAATGTTTTGTCTTCTGTTTCTTCATTATCTACAAATTCCTTGATCCCGTTCAACAACTCCTGAACGTTTTCATAGCGCGAAAGCCCTTCTACCGTTTTGTCTTCATATAATTCCCGCAAGATCCCCGAAACCTTGGCAATGTGCGCCGACACCTCGTAAGCATCTTTGCCTTCTTCGACCATAATTTTAAAGCTTTTGATCAAAGTCGCAAACTGCTCGATCGGGGTAATGGTCCTTCCACTGGCATATTTGCCGATGTTAGCAACTACTTCCCAGATCGGAATACCGTTTTCGGAGGCTGCAACCGCGATTTTTGCCACTGTGCCATCGCCTATGCCTCTTTTAGGAAGGTTAATGATGCGTTTAAATGCTTCTTCATCGCGCTGGTTCACAGTGAAACGCAGGTAAGCAAGCAAGTCCTTGATCTCTTTTCTTTGATAAAAAGATTGTCCGCCAATAATCCGGTATTTAATTCCAAGCTTACGGAGCGCTTCTTCAAAGGACCTGGACTGCGCATTGGTTCTATATAGGATAGCAAAATTCTCATTTCGCAGCGCTTTCGACATTTTCTCTTCAAAGATCGCCGTAGCCACCAGGCGTCCTTCCTCATTGTCAGATCCAGCTTTGATGACATCTATTAATGAACCTTCCTCATTATCCGTAAATGTCCTTTTTTCCAGCTGCGCCTTGTTGCGGGCAATAACAGAGTTGGCAGCATTCACGATCGTGCTCGTTGAGCGGTAATTCTGTTCCAGCTTGATGACCCTTACATCCGGGAAGTCCTTTTCAAAGTTGAGGATGTTCTCAATGTTTGCGCCACGGAACGCGTAAATGCTTTGCGCATCGTCACCTACCACCACGATGTTCCTGTGAACAGCCGAAAGTTTCCGGGTGATCAGATACTGCGAAACGTTCGTATCCTGAAACTCATCCACCATCACGTGCTGGAATTTGTGCTGATACTTATATAGTACATCCGGAAAATCGCGAAAAAGAACATTGGTATTAAAAAGCAGATCATCAAAGTCCATCGCATTCGCCTGAAAACAGCGCATGACATATGTTTTATACAACCTGCCGATCTCCTTCATCTTCGCAGCGTCATCGTCCGCCTGAATAGCCGGATTGGCCAGATAGTCATCCGCAGAAACCAGTCTGTTTTTAGCTCCGGAAATCCGGTTAAAGACAACATTGGCCTTATACACTTTATCGTCGAGGTTGTATTCCTTTATAATGCTCCGCAAAAGCGACTTGGAATCATCTGTGTCGTAGATCGAAAAGTCGCTTGTATAACCCAGGTAACGCGCCTCTATCCGGAGTATTTTTGCAAAAACAGAGTGAAATGTGCCCATCCAGATGTTTCTCGCCTCTGTTCCTACTGCACCTTCGATCCGGTGACGCATTTCTCCCGAAGCCTTATTGGTAAAGGTCAGGGAAAGAATACGGAATGGATCAACGCCGTTTTCGATCAGATGCGCAATACGATAAGTAAGGACCCTCGTTTTCCCCGAACCCGCACCCGCTATGATCATTAAAGGCCCATCACCATGCAAAACGGCCTCGCGTTGAGGTTCGTTAAGCGTTGACAAATATTCGTTATGATTCAAAATATTATGCTTATCCAATTTATCAATCTAATTACAGCAAAAACCAAAGTTAGGAAAAACCATCAAAAGCATTCTTCCAATGTTTGTTTCAGACGCCCGAAAAAGGGCTTTCTAAAATTGTATTGTATACTGAGAACGTCAAAGTAGATTTGACGGTTTATTTCTGACAGACAATTGTAACATTATATATGAATATCGAAGATCAGCCTCTGGAAATGCAATGGGAACATTTGCTGGACCAGCTTGAACAATTAATAGGAAAGAAGCCGGGGGATCTCAATGGCGTTTTGTTTTTGATAGGGGTTCAGGAATTGGGAATGGGTGCAAAAAGGTTTACAAAAGAACAAAAGCAGGATCTGATGCATATAGGAATATGTAAAGTGCTAAGCTTATCGTCCTACTACACATTAGAGCATATAGATAAAGAAGGCTGGCCGCATTACAAGTTGGAGCGCGCGCTGCCTGTGGGTGATATTATGAAGCAGGAAGCGCTTTTGAAAATGCATGTTATTGAGTATTTCAAAAATATTTAAAAAAACTTTTAAGCGGTCAGTTCTGATTATGAAGCGGTTAGAAAGTTTCGCAAAAAAAGTTGATAAATATTTGTGTTTAGTGCTTGCGTATTAAAAATAAAGCCTGCACTTTTGCACTCCCAATCGGGAACAACGGTAGCGCAGACGGCGAAACCACTAGTTCTGAAAGATTCAGAGCAACGTTCTTTGACATGATGAAGAGAGCAAAAAGAAAGTTCGTTTAAGAAGATTCGGTCCTTCCTTAACGGGAAGAGATCACAACAAAATTTACAATGGAGAGTTTGATCCTGGCTCAGGATGAACGCTAGCGGCAGGCTTAATACATGCAAGGCGAGGGGGCAGCAATGTCACCGTCGTACGGGTGCGTAACGCGTATGCAACCTACCTTCAACTGGGGGATAGCCCGGGGAAACCCGGATTAATACCGCATAATACATTGGTGTAGCATTACATTATTTGTTAAAGATTTATTGGTTGAAGATGGGCATGCGTTCGATTAGCTAGTTGGTGCAGGTAACGGCTCACCAAGGCGACGATCGATAGGGGAGCTGAGAGGTTGATCCCCCACACGGGCACTGAGATACGGGCCCGACTCCTACGGGAGGCAGCAGTAGGGAATATTGGGCAATGGATGCAAGTCTGACCCAGCCATGCCGCGTGCCGGATGAAGGCCCTCAGGGTTGTAAACGGCTTTTATTCGGGAAGAAGAGCGGGGATGCGTCCTTGTGTGACGGTACCGAATGAATAAGCACCGGCTAACTCCGTGCCAGCAGCCGCGGTAATACGGAGGGTGCGAGCGTTGTCCGGATTTATTGGGTTTAAAGGGTGCGTAGGTGGCTATTTAAGTCAGTGGTGAAATACAGCCGCTCAACGGTTGAGGTGCCATTGAT of Dyadobacter chenhuakuii contains these proteins:
- a CDS encoding Lrp/AsnC family transcriptional regulator, with translation MSAIIKLDQIDRKVLEILQTNAKITNAQLSKEIGLSPAPTLERVKKLEQSGIIKSYHAQLEPEKVGLGVSTFVQISLVGHRKAVTESFVEKIHAIPEVIECHHITGTGDFLLRVISKDISTYQKLMLEKINEIEEVASTQTMVILSTFKESKVLPIP
- a CDS encoding DUF4301 family protein — translated: MFIEKDIIQIQERGSDIATVEEQVNYFVNGFPFLQLSKAATVGDGIIRLTDDQIATVISEFDKSASEGEIALLKFVPASGAATRMFKSLFGFLQDDKKDKSVEEFFGKLKDFAFYEDLKTSLAADGNDIETADEKTIASYFLTNKGLGYGELPKGLLKFHNYAERSRTPLEEHLVEGAKYANAGSNVQIHFTVSPEHRDKFEKLVVEVLPSYQSEFGVRYIVSFSEQKSSTDTIAVNLDNTPFREKDESLLFRPAGHGALLDNLGQLDADIIFIKNIDNVVPDRIKQDTITYKKALAGIVLSYQKRIFSYLGKLKDQANPALLSELDAFFKTELCVVPPADFDSWSDDQKAIYFQKKLDRPLRACGMVKNQGEPGGGPFWAENADGSSSLQIVESAQVDVDDESQNSIFKNSTHFNPVDLVCAVKNSKGELYDLKKFRDPLTGFITGKSKDGKELKAQELPGLWNGAMADWNTLFVEVPLITFNPVKTVNDLLREQHQ
- a CDS encoding ATP-dependent helicase; its protein translation is MNHNEYLSTLNEPQREAVLHGDGPLMIIAGAGSGKTRVLTYRIAHLIENGVDPFRILSLTFTNKASGEMRHRIEGAVGTEARNIWMGTFHSVFAKILRIEARYLGYTSDFSIYDTDDSKSLLRSIIKEYNLDDKVYKANVVFNRISGAKNRLVSADDYLANPAIQADDDAAKMKEIGRLYKTYVMRCFQANAMDFDDLLFNTNVLFRDFPDVLYKYQHKFQHVMVDEFQDTNVSQYLITRKLSAVHRNIVVVGDDAQSIYAFRGANIENILNFEKDFPDVRVIKLEQNYRSTSTIVNAANSVIARNKAQLEKRTFTDNEEGSLIDVIKAGSDNEEGRLVATAIFEEKMSKALRNENFAILYRTNAQSRSFEEALRKLGIKYRIIGGQSFYQRKEIKDLLAYLRFTVNQRDEEAFKRIINLPKRGIGDGTVAKIAVAASENGIPIWEVVANIGKYASGRTITPIEQFATLIKSFKIMVEEGKDAYEVSAHIAKVSGILRELYEDKTVEGLSRYENVQELLNGIKEFVDNEETEDKTLSAFLQSVSLLTNADEPDDNNDNDRVTMMTIHSAKGLEFRNVFIVGLEEDLFPSQMMLESRQDLEEERRLFYVAITRAEKKLSFSYAESRYQWGRLKMCEPSRFLLEVDPHFLNVSNMLHGAPTRDSVSPVTSFARNLTQRKSAPTPSSTTVSHTPSEDFVPTDTFDLKEGDKVEHLKFGFGEVTRMDVNGTDRKATVNFKLVGEKTLLLSFAKLRILK